A section of the Babesia microti strain RI chromosome I, complete genome genome encodes:
- a CDS encoding arginyl-tRNA synthetase (overlaps_old_locusTagID:BBM_I00100;~overlaps_old_locusTagID:BBM_I00105): MLHIIDITKKSAILLLVAANVYGWKPPKSLHTYTSDLVRRASIELLNQHKYADFTKTITFDELSRNIVSPFCLKGTDFQSNIPQIIANKLHLNASDVTYELINVIKGYEDPLISGIFGSENGYLNIKLNDQAIWSGVENVVRDPNCNLPAAGFESGFHEKKILIDYFGPNVGKPLHMGHFRSLILGNCIANAYQSLGSRVYRRNHIGDWGSQSGSVIRYLLEYDPLTFKILDPKNTDTETTREHEIFRTSQYSERQLMFEESDDKLHLPQSHQVPMIYISSLGEIYSRAKQLMERDKDFRIRVSLETTRLQNNTFPESAAWENVKSISKGHFNDIIELLGFKYLKTVPESVYSTRVYKLSQELVDLGLAKICDDGSIKTDKLVIRTKYGAYTYAATEIAALIYRVQQLKPIRMIYITDHSQSEHFQNVFRFVKQNNLINSGTQLSHVSFGHVKAHDNRKISSRCGTTATLLDVFKEAIDLAHKRILEHKKFNLTIENTSIKLGIGSTIFSDLSINRHSGYIFSMDRITQQGSNPLLYILYAYVRARSIFDRVCEIDAKVAECKFVPPTILSCAVPPISLPIYTLAVPKTISGISRKLALMITLFPYVVEQVAVECMPNRLCQYAFNLAKLFTQFYSEVRVVSLGDGKVDLDAFKLVCATRKVLHMALEIMGIRTINVL; this comes from the exons ATGCTACACATCATAGATATCACAAAAAAGTCTGCAATTTTACTACTTGTTGCAGCAAATGTATATGGGTGGAAACCGCCCAAATCTCTGCATACTTATACCTCTGATTTG GTCCGTAGAGCATCAATAGAATTGCTAAACCAACACAAGTATGCGGATTTCACTAAAACCATCACTTTTGATGAACTAAGCCGCAACATTGTATCTCCATTTTGTTTAAAGGGGACAGATTTTCAGTCTAACATTCCtcaaattatcgcaaacaAGCTCCACCTAAACGCAAGTGATGTCACAtatgaattgattaatgTTATCAAAGGATACGAAGACCCGCTTATTTCTGGAATATTTGGCTCAGAGAATGG ctatttaaatatcaaattaaacGATCAAGCAATTTGGTCAGGCGTGGAGAATGTGGTAAGAGATCCAAATTGCAACTTACCGGCTGCGGGTTTTGAATCCGGATTTCATGAGAAAAAAATTCTCATAGACTATTTTGGCCCAAACGTTGGAAAACCTCTACACATGGGTCATTTTAGATCTTTAATCCTGGGCAATTGCATAGCAAACGCCTATCAAAGTCTGGGGAGTCGTGTTTATAGGCGAAATCATATTGGCGATTGGGGATCTCAATCCGGCTCTGTTATACGATACTTGCTGGAATACGACCCTTTAACctttaaaattttggatccGAAAAATACAGATACCGAAACCACTCGGGAGCATGAAATATTTCGGACTAGTCAGTACAGCGAACGCCAACTCATGTTCGAAGAATCTGACGATAAATTACACCTCCCCCAATCGCATCAAGTACCTATGATCTACATCAGTTCTCTGGGTGAAATTTACTCCCGCGCCAAACAATTAATGGAACGAGACAAAGATTTTAGAATCAGAGTTTCACTCGAAACGACAAGGCTgcaaaataatacatttcCCGAATCTGCAGCCTGGGAAAACGTGAAATCAATATCAAAAGGacattttaatgatattattgaattattggGATTTAAGTACCTAAAGACAGTACCAGAGTCTGTGTATTCGACACGCGTATATAAACTTTCCCAGGAATTGGTGGATTTGGGATTGGCTAAAATTTGCGATGACGGGTCGATTAAAACTGataaattggttattaGAACAAAATATGGTGCTTACACTTATGCTGCAACCGAAATAGCTGCGCTCATTTACCGCGTACAACAGCTAAAGCCCATTAGAATGATTTATATCACCGATCATTCACAGTCGGAGCACTTTCAGAATGTATTTAGATTTGTAAAGCAAAATAACCTCATAAATAGTGGAACTCAGCTAAGTCATGTATCTTTTGGGCATGTTAAAGCACACGATAATCGCAAAATAAGCTCCCGATGTGGTACAACCGCAACTCTTCTAGATGTATTTAAAGAGGCTATAGATTTGGCGCATAAAAGGATTTTGGAgcacaaaaaattcaatttgacGATAGAAAATACTTCTATTAAGTTAG gAATCGGttctacaattttttcagacttatcaataaatagGCATTCAGGATATATTTTTTCGATGGATCGAATTACACAGCAGGGTAGCAATCCGctgttgtatattttgtatgCTTATGTTAGGGCCAGGTCTATTTTTGATAGGGTTTGTGAAATTGATGCTAAAGTTGCCGAGTGTAAATTCGTACCCCCTACAATACTAAGCTGTGCCGTACCGCCAATATCGCTACCAATATATACTTTAGCAG TTCCTAAAACAATTTCAGGGATTTCTAGAAAACTGGCTTTGATGATTACTCTATTTCCTTACGTTGTGGAGCAAGTAGCTGTTGAATGTATGCCAAATAGACTGTGCCAATACGCTTTCAATCTCGCCAAGCTGTTTACGCAATTTTATAGTGAAGTTAGGGTCGTAAGTTTGGGGGATGGTAAGGTGGATTTAGATGCCTTTAAGCTGGTCTGTGCCACCAGGAAGGTTTTGCATATGGCACTAGAGATTATGGGCATTCGCACGATTAATGTATTGTAG
- a CDS encoding pseudouridylate synthase (overlaps_old_locusTagID:BBM_I00105) translates to MYIHAQLPYVESLSFPYVKVQNLRVVPPYEHEFIACAKGRWLGRPIYEILRDEFISMDSDGLADSFSEGRVLVKRDGTITKCDMGYIVKSGDVIYHKVVVQEPPCLALAPKIVMDLPLVLVASKPVGLPVYPTGTYRYNTLTKVLKIEQFNDHSVQNADKFFDGKRVVESNIQLLPLHRIDRLVSGIVVFAKTTEVASYLSQEIAHGRVQKIYLARVVGKFPENATNLPLNDNGVFVGKGYVIPIDRKNGIHKFSCEPTPESDEKDMRPKQAETHFRFLSYNKVLDESLILCYPQTGRTHQIRAHLQYLNHPISNDPTYGDPSFNSRGMNYPPISHINWLVQNGNLTIENHDFYMNVSDKLGNGPIKGAGLRKLANNRGAAHCGGIFLHAIKYCWGAALTAEDTHPFWTAEFENAANLINSALAYYLT, encoded by the coding sequence ATGTACATACATGCTCAATTGCCGTACGTGGAATCTTTAAGTTTTCCATATGTTAAAGTGCAAAATCTAAGGGTAGTGCCACCGTACGAGCATGAATTTATAGCATGCGCCAAAGGAAGATGGCTTGGTAGGCCAATTTACGAAATACTACGTGATGAATTCATCTCAATGGATAGTGATGGACTCGCCGATTCGTTCAGTGAGGGCAGAGTACTTGTGAAGAGGGATGGAACAATTACCAAGTGTGATATGGGTTATATCGTCAAATCAGGCGATGTAATATACCATAAAGTTGTGGTACAAGAGCCACCATGCCTGGCATTAGCACCTAAAATCGTAATGGATTTGCCGCTGGTGCTGGTGGCGTCCAAACCTGTAGGCCTACCAGTCTATCCCACAGGCACTTATAGATACAATACTCTAACCAAGGTCTTAAAGATCGAACAATTTAATGACCATTCAGTGCAAAATGCAGACAAGTTTTTTGATGGGAAACGTGTAGTAGAATCAAATATTCAGCTACTACCATTGCATCGAATTGATAGATTGGTGTCTGGGATAGTGGTATTTGCTAAAACTACGGAAGTTGCTTCATATTTATCGCAGGAAATCGCACATGGAAGGGTACAAAAGATATATCTGGCTAGGGTGGTCGGCAAATTTCCGGAAAATGCTACAAATTTGCCACTAAATGATAATGGCGTATTTGTTGGTAAGGGTTACGTTATACCCATTGATCGCAAGAATGGGattcacaaattttcatGCGAGCCTACACCTGAAAGTGACGAAAAGGACATGAGACCTAAGCAGGCTGAGACCCATTTTAGATTCCTAAGTTACAATAAAGTATTGGATGAGTCACTCATATTGTGTTACCCACAAACCGGACGAACTCATCAAATCCGCGCCCATTTACAGTACCTAAACCATCCCATATCAAACGACCCAACGTATGGCGATCCTTCCTTTAATAGTAGGGGGATGAATTATCCTCCCATATCTCACATTAATTGGTTGGTTCAAAATGGGAATTTGACCATAGAAAATCATGATTTTTACATGAATGTAAGTGATAAGTTGGGTAATGGGCCTATAAAAGGGGCAGGACTTAgaaaattggcaaataacAGGGGCGCTGCCCATTGTGGTGGGATATTCCTCCATGCTATCAAGTACTGTTGGGGGGCTGCACTTACGGCAGAGGATACTCATCCTTTCTGGACTGCTGAATTTGAGAATGCAGCgaatttaatcaattctgCCTTAGCTTACTATTTAAcatag
- a CDS encoding Transcriptional repressor TCF25 (overlaps_old_locusTagID:BBM_I00115), whose amino-acid sequence MSLRQAKKLLSQQRSLLDDQRDSLIPEFSRKKFSFVDYHISSDDSLSQPSSDNDKYSSSGSSESRRNVIVANAKDTNPKHITGELSSPSDPESEILDTLEIEDIPKKTAAKTAIFTLQRGDLNFKSEIDNRAGKPFNTCTRNRRGNFLSKMCWLIQEPVTAAHSKLAHSNMKMINYPDKSRTHSKAVLFKLEPSDDYLNVLSMFKRAVNSHDVNMIADLLKQSPLHIYGLLKFVDIYNLQNDKEEAFRTLKLALQMLQLSFHKDFSPFNLDQDDHPMVMMDSGLYNNRVLIVALLMLMIYCEKQTCYKTALALGKLLLAIDIRNDKSHILLHIDHYFITLRDVFQFLNFSHQFNKHRHKVLTGKSIDSLPLQFMLPNFALALALILHSGTQFKANLEDLHQFLCLDDIKQGIPYSFYKHSQLDQELDNISRYGKDASNLYLLRALILFPSFIITLVDTLKTKSIGDKKLVSRLKAAGELVTFPIDILEHIHLLEMHCMCTSAKNSEIWSTNAILTWLVDACEWLSTIYQEDSLIEEYQMLWALNYNEEIVQAICLGDMYSFSGISTAEFTHPHILPSELSD is encoded by the exons ATGTCACTAAGACAGGCAAAAAAGTTGTTATCTCAACAACGTTCATTATTAGATGACCAAAGGGATTCATTAATACCTGAATTTTCCAGGAAAAAATTCTCATTTGTGGATTACCACATAAGCAGTGACGATTCATTATCACAGCCTAGCagtgataatgataaatactCCAGCTCGGGTTCTTCGGAATCAAGGAGAAACGTTATAGTAGCTAATGCAAAAGATACAAATCCTAAGCATATCACAGGGGAACTGTCATCTCCCTCAGACCCAGAATCAGAAATTTTGGACACACTGGAGATAGAAGATATACCAAAAAAAACTGCGGCAAAGACTGCAATATTCACGCTTCAAAGAGGGGATTTAAACTTCAAGTCGGAGATTGACAATAGAGCTGGCAAGCCATTCAACACCTGCACta GAAACCGTAGAGGCAATTTCCTCTCCAAAATGTGCTGGCTGATACAAGAACCTGTAACTGCAGCTCATAGCAAATTGGCACACtcaaatatgaaaatgataaattaccCGGACAAATCACGCACGCATTCAAAAGCCGTGTTATTCAAATTGGAGCCATCCGATGA ttatttaaaCGTCCTAAGCATGTTTAAACGCGCAGTTAACAGTCATGATGTAAATATGATCGCTGACTTACTCAAACAATCCCCCTTACATATCTATGGGTTACTAAAATTTGTGGACATTTATAATCTACAa AACGACAAGGAAGAGGCCTTTAGAACCCTAAAATTGGCACTGCAAATGTTACAGCTATCATTTCACAAGGATTTTAGCCCATTTAATTTGGACCAAGATGATCATCCCATG GTTATGATGGACAGTGGATTATACAACAACAGGGTATTAATCGTGGCATTGCTGAtgttaatgatttattgcGAAAAACAGACGTGTTATAAAACGGCTTTGGCGCTAGGCAAATTACTTTTGGCCATTGACATCCGAAACGATAAATCTCACATTTTACTGCACATTGATCACTATTTTATTACACTCCGCGATGTGTTTCAGTTTTTAAACTTTTCACATCAATTTAACAAGCACAGGCACAAGGTATTGACGGGTAAATCAATTGATTCTCTTCCGCTCCAATTCATGCTCCCTAATTTTGCATTGGCATTGGCGCTTATTTTACATTCGGGTACCCAATTTAAAG cgAATTTAGAGGATTTGCATCAGTTTTTGTGTTTGGATGACATAAAACAGGGCATTCCCTACTCATTTTACAAGCACTCACAATTGGATCAGGAACTTGACAACATTAGTAGATATGGTAAAGATGCATCAAACTTGTATTTGTTACGGGCATTGATTCTATTCCcttcatttattattacacTGGTCGATACGTTAAAAACTAAATCTATTGGAg ataagAAATTAGTCTCTAGACTAAAAGCAGCTGGTGAATTGGTTACATTCCCGATTGATATACTAGA gcatatacatttattgGAGATGCACTGCATGTGTACAAGTGCAAAAAACTCTGAAATTTGGTCTACCAATGCCATTTTGACATGGCTAGTAGATGCCTGCGAGTGGCTGTCGACAATATATCAGGAAGATAGTCTAATCGAGGAATATCAAATGCTATGGGCCCTGAATTACAACGAAGAGATTGTTCAGGCTATTTGTCTTGGAGATATGTATTCATTCAGTGGCATTTCGACGGCTGAATTTACTCATCCTCATATCTTGCCTTCGGAACTATCGGATTGA